CTTGGTCTGAGTCAGACCGGAACTAGATAAAGAGAAGTAACCACTGTCTGGTTTGACATTTTGATCTTGTGTGACTTAAAGAAGATATTGTCTGATTGCTGATTTCACCAATaagccaatgattgacaaggaaccTACCCCGACACATTGTTTCGTTCACACACACCTTTTTGCACATTTTTATTAAAGTTTCATGTAAACAGTAAAGTTACTCAAACAATTATTTGCCATGGTAATTACTTTTAGCACAAAACAACTTTCCTATAATTTATTTCACATTTAATGCATAATTCACATTTCTCATTTGTCAGGGTTGACTGGAGGATGGCCAACTTCAAGGGACATGCCCTTCCTGGCAGCTGCTTTCTGCTGTTAGGCCTGTGTTGGTCAGTGATGTACCCTCTCCGACACTGCTGGAGGAGGCATCAGCCTAAAGCAAGACAAAAACTGCCCCTGTTCTTTAACAGAATAGACTTAATCGAGGGGGCACTCATGATTTTCTTTGCCTTTGTGGGTGAGTGTCTTCCCTGGTGCACTTATTTGGACTGCTCTCTCTTTAAGATCTTACACTATGGAATCTCTCAACCTCTGAATGATCTGCCAGAGGCTTGCTGTTTGACCCTGATGTTGTCCTGTCACTCTGTAGGCATCATGGCAGAGCAGTTTGTGCCTGATGGGCCCCATGCCCACCTGTACAACAGAGAGACCCAGTCCTGGGTGAAGCTGATGAACTGGCAGCACAGCACTATGTACCTCTTCTTCAGTATCGCTGGAGTTGTTAAAGTCTTCACTATGTCACCGCTTCCAGTCCCACTTGGTCTTGACCGCCTTGCTCTCTCCCTGGCTTTTTTTATTGAAGGTACAGTGTCAAAAGTTTGAATGTTATTTGTTACATATCCCTTACCAGACTAGAGGCAGATTTGAATTAGCAGGTATTCCTACCATCAGTATAATTGTCCGTTTTTATTTGCTCTTTGACCACTAGACAGATTAGATGTTATCTGCATATTGTATCAATATTCCAGGATGTTCCATTCCCCTCTAGGGCTCCTGTTTTACTTCCATGTGCACATGCGCCCTCCTCTGGATACCCACATCCACTCCATGCTGTTTGTGCCGGTGTTTGGTGGGGCGGCCATCACCCTGTTGGAGGTGTTCATGCGAGATAACATCGTACTGGAACTGCTCAGGACCAGCATGACCATCCTGCAAGGCTCCTGGTTCTTTCAGGTAGAACAGTAACCACCACCAAATGAACCACTGTCATTTTCAAACGAGTCAATCATGCTCACACAGAGGAACTGAGCAAAGTGGGTACTCTTTCAGATTGGATTCGTGCTGTACCCATTAAACGGAGTACAGTGGGATCTGCAGGCACACGATAACATCATGTTCATCACCATGTGCTTCTGCTGGCATCTAGCTGTGGCCCTGCTGATCGTTGGCATCAACTACTGGATGGGCTGGTGGTGAGCATCTTCCTTTCTATCAATATACCTTTGTCATATCGCCTCTTTAATAGGTCAGTTTAACTTCATCAAATAAAGTCATTCCGTTGACATAGCTTGGGTAAATTCACTGCCTGCATGAGCCAACTCTAATCCATGGCTTCTTCTTCTCTGGTCCTAACAGCTGTGTACAAAGATGttcaggaagaggaagtgacataGAGATTATGATGAGAAAGACATCTAGCTCCAAAAAGGCTCTGCTTGAGGAGTCAGACGAAGAGTAGACAGACGCATCATGAAGCGTGTCCAGTAGTAGATCACTGTTACGGGATTCTCCACAATTGTTTGTTTGAAATTTGATTAACTGGTTTCTCtcgtttcaaatcaaatcaaaattgtattagtcacatgcgccgaatacaacagtagacgttacagtgaaatgcttacttacgaaccTCAACAAAGCAGGTTAAggggaaaaaaaaagaaaatacaaaTAAGATGTTAAAAAAGAGAAGCAATaaaacaatagcgagactatatacaggggcgTACCAGTACAAAAATACGACATGCCTTGTCGAGTCAAGATTCAAGCCAAATTCATTTGAAATAAAATGCTTTACTGAGCCCGGACAAATGTCATGTAATTCAAAGTATAAAAGCTAATAACTGATTTTCAAAACAGGAGGTTGCTATGGGACCAAGGAAAATAGGTGAGATGTAAAAGCATTCCTTGGAGGTGAGAGAATTTCAACATTTCTTGTGACACATTAACACCTGTTGTGTATTCATTATGTTGTGCAATGGAAAACCAAACAGAACAAAACGGGGAtaggacctacctgaatttgtccaataaagaAATATTATTTCTGTTGCAATACGTGCTCAGTTTGGAGAAAACGGTTTCTGTTACGAAACCAAACATTTTGAAAATAGAAtctgactaatgaatacacccgacATTGTAACACGACATCGACAATGTTACCTGCTGGGGTTTCCTCTCCTCTTAAGCCAGTTGAAACATTTGCATACTCGTCCTTCCTATGGCTATACAGAACGGAGAGCTaaagtcctgtaggttttcgcacCAGTCCAAGTTGTAACTAGTCTAATTCAGTTGGTCAACCAGCTAAATATTAAAATCAGGTGTGCTAGGTTAGGGTTGGAGAATTtgacaggacagtagctctccaggaacaaggttggagagccctgctatAAAGCAACATGCTTCTTTCCCTCCGGAAACAGAATGCCTAATGATTATCAGAGATAATATATTTccaataaatatttttttccattCACTGTGTAgtttaatttttaaaaataattattattttagGTACAAAATAGTTACATGACCACATAAAAACACTTTATTACAACCAGATTCATCAAAAACTAACACAAACAAATGAAACAAGATTATATAGGAGAGATTACATTGCGTGACCATATTTTTATACCATACCCAAAAGATGGAACTACAAACTTTGCACTCGAATCTTCACTAATCGCAGCGATAAGATTAGTCTATGGTGGGCTTCATCACTGCATCCATGAGATTAAAGATACCTAGAACAATGTATCTGCTTACTGGATAAGACATCGTACTAGTCAGGCGTTAAAGTGGATGGGAATAAATAGCAAATAAACTTGAAATGTTTTATATAGATCAACAGGTcgggtgaaaaaaaaaaatccacctCCAGTCTGTTTATCATGAGTAGAAACTAGGGTAGTTTCAGTCTAGTTTGCATAATGACATTTCCAAGCTGTTGACCGAACCTTGCCTGACACTTACTGTAGTAAAGCAATTCAATTCCATGGTGATGCAAACTCTTAGCCTTCCACAACAGATACAGTgccctcggaaagtattcacacccttttactttttccatacagcctgaatttaaaatggattaaatgtagatttttGTCATCACCGGCCTACACACCAGTCAGTTGTACAAcggaatgcattcaactgaaatgtgtcttctgcatttaacacaacccctctgaatcaggatttcaccatgagaccaacggtgactttaaaacagttacagagtttaatggctttgataggagaaaactgaggatggatcaacaacattgtagttactccacaatactcacCTCATTGACAGTGAAATAGGAAGCCAGTACAggataaaaatattccaaatcatGCATCTTGTTCACAACAAggaactaaagtaatactgcaaaataatgtggcaaagcaattaactgtTTGTTcttaatacaaagtgttatgtttggggcaaatccaaaagAACACATTACCGAGTCCCACTCCTCATATTGTCAAGCATAGtcgtgactgcatcatgttatgggtatgcttgtaatcagttgaggctgctgaggggaggacggctcatagtaatggatAGACTGGAATTGTGTCAAACGTGTGGCTTCCatgcactccattccagccattattatgagtcgtcctcccgtcagcagcctccactgcttgtAATCATACATTTCTTCAGGATATAAAAGGAATggagttaagcacaggcaaaatcctagaggaaaacctggttcagtctgctttccaccagacactgggagaggaattcaccgttcagcaggacagtaacctaaaacacaaggccaaatctacactggagttgcttaccaagaatacAGTGAATGATCGTGAGTGGCCGAACTACAGTTTTGACTTatatctgcttgaaaatctatggcaagacttaaatggttggctagcaatgatcagcaaccaatttgacagaggttGCTGATAATTTTGAAGTGGATAATGGggaatgttgcacaatccagatgtgcaaagctcttagagacttacccagaaagactttggcagctgtaattgctgccaaaggtgcttctacaaagtattgactcaggggtgtgaatacttatgcaaatgagaTATGCATTTAATCTTCAATAAAatgtgctaacatttctaaaaacatgttgttttcactttatcattatggggcattgtgtgtagatgggtgagaaaccaaatctatttcatccattttgaattcaggctgtaacaacaaactgtggaataggtcaaggggtatgaatacttccagaaggcactgtatgtcaggTGAAACCAAATGTCTCCAAATGGTTTACGCTGTCCAGGGATTACTCCGTTCATCTGCTGCAAACTCTCCAGGCATCAGTGTCCTCCAAAACATTGAGAGAGCAGAGATGCGCTATGGCTCCCAAGCATCACTTGCCTCTGAAGCGCAGGTCGTAGCACCGCGACAGAGCAGTAGCAGGCTCTGGGACTGCGTCTCACTGTGCCGGCGGGGTCCGGGGTTCGTTTGGGTGAGGGTGCGGTGGTGACTACGGCAGCAGACACAGACTTGGGGGAGCCTGCTGCAGAGAGCTGCTGGAGCTGCAGGGCTGGCACCATCTGGATATGCACCTGGGGGAGACAAGGCACATCAACCAGTCCTACCAACTACTATACCCGATGCCTCGGGCCAGGAGTTTCCCCCCCCCATCACAAGGTCAGGAAATGCTCCTGCATACTAAACGTTACTTTTCCTACAACTGAATTCAGTTTGTTTGGGTGCTGGGTAAGTATTGAATAAGCTGCTGACTGACCTGAGTGGTCTGCCCTTGTTGCTGCAGCTGCTGTAACTGGTGCGCCGTGACAAAGCTGACTGGCTTGTTCCCAGCTATCAGCTTGGTGCCTGCAGGcatggtggtgaggatgatgttCCTGCCCAGACTGCTGATACTGCACAGAGCAGAGACACCCCAGTCAGTCTATACCAGGCTGCTTACAGCCATGGGGAAGACTTGGCACATATATTGTTACAGATCATTAAGGCTGAACATGACTCACTTCGTACTGATGTTTCCTTTCAGTATGGGCGTGGTCATCCCACTCTTGCTTTTAAGTGGTTggctgaggacagacagaggcaCTGGGATCCGAGCTGGTAGCTTCCCCTGGGGAAATAAAGACAAAGACGGGGAGAATCATTGGAAGACCATTTCAAAGGTGGGGTGTTGGGGGGCTATAGAGAACGTGGCGAGGTAGAATGTCTTGAAACGAAAACATATCCATTGACGATAAACCTCCCAACTACAGTGCTGTTATTATACAACCATCCTGAATCCCACAGTAAATAGAAGAGGCAGATAATAGTCATGTTGATGAAGCTGTGGGTCTTACTGGTTGTGTGGACACCACTGTGGCTGTGACGTGGACCTGGCGGACAGTAGCTGTGGCTGTTCCCAGAGTCAGGGAGCCTGAGGCAGAAGGGCCAATTGTCACCCCTTCAGCTACGGCCACGCCGCTGGTGGCTTTGGGGACAGTCGCAGCCCCAGTGGAGACTGGTTTGCTGCTGGTGGCCATTGTCACGGTGATGGCTTGCCCCCGTTTCTGTGGGATGACCCCGAGTCCGGGCATTATTCCTATGGGGGTGCCACTCTTGGAGTCAGAAGAGGAGACGGTGGAGAAGGTTCTGGCCTTCTGCTCGGCCATAGCGACCGCCAGGGTGGGCATCAGGCGCATAGCGTCCCCTGCAGCCTTCAGCAGGGTGGTGGTGCCAGCGGAggctggaggaggaggctgggctGCAGGGGGAGGAGTGTTGGGGTGGGGTCAAATGGAGAGTAGCAGATATGCTCTTGGTGGTGGCGGTGCCTAACATGTCGGGGGTGAGTTTGCAGGTGGTGACGGGGGACTTGGTGAGGGTGGCCATCATTTCAGGTGTGATCCGCAGCACCGTCTGTCCTTTAGAGTCTGTGGTGATGGAGTAGGGGGGCAGGCGGAGCACATCTTTGCCCTGGATGCGGAGTTCCGTAGCGGGTATTGAAATAGCTGCTCCACCTTGAGCCTTCACGCCCATCTGGCCTGTGATGGCCACCTTTAGAGACAGAAATGATGTGAGCATGAAACACAGAAAATTATTTCAACAAAATGTAAAAAGAATGCCCTTTCGTGAACACATTACATTGAAACTAGATTAAAATGTTCTCTTTGAAAGCTCATTTCCATGTAAACCCTTCTTAAAATGGCTCCTACAAAAATATACCATTTTCGTGTTCACCTGTTGGATGATGTTCTGGCTGGTGACTCCCTGTAGGACAGTGGGGGAGGCTGTGTGGTGTGCAGGGCTGCCAGGGAAGCCAGTCTGAGCAGTGGTCAGGCCTGACAGCGACAGGGTCGTCTGCCCTCTGGCTGCCTGCCCCTGGATGGGGCTACCAAAAGACAGGGGCCTTAGTGGTAACAACACCACGGTCTGCTCATGGTAACAGTGTGAAGAGAGGAGAAACAACCCTTCATTTACATGCACCGGTGCATTACAGCAAAGAAATGTCTCTTATCTGTGGTTCAAGGCGATGTCTGATTAATAGTGCTGAGCGatttgtgctttttgaggtcggttcaGTTTTGGTTCAATTCTGAAAAAATTATCACGGTTTTCGATAGTGCGTTTAAATGTTCCAAAAAAATAATCTATGAACTacgtgggttgaatgctgtaacaaggAATA
Above is a genomic segment from Oncorhynchus masou masou isolate Uvic2021 chromosome 12, UVic_Omas_1.1, whole genome shotgun sequence containing:
- the LOC135550365 gene encoding transmembrane protein 45B-like; translated protein: MANFKGHALPGSCFLLLGLCWSVMYPLRHCWRRHQPKARQKLPLFFNRIDLIEGALMIFFAFVGIMAEQFVPDGPHAHLYNRETQSWVKLMNWQHSTMYLFFSIAGVVKVFTMSPLPVPLGLDRLALSLAFFIEGLLFYFHVHMRPPLDTHIHSMLFVPVFGGAAITLLEVFMRDNIVLELLRTSMTILQGSWFFQIGFVLYPLNGVQWDLQAHDNIMFITMCFCWHLAVALLIVGINYWMGWCCVQRCSGRGSDIEIMMRKTSSSKKALLEESDEE